A genome region from Blautia coccoides includes the following:
- the pyk gene encoding pyruvate kinase: MRKTKIVCTMGPNTDKKATMKALVRHGMDVARFNFSHGDYEEQRNRMNLLKNVREELDKPVAILLDTKGPEIRTGVLEDGKKVILTEGADFTLYMEEMVGNEKGCSITYPGLAREVKPGNKILIDDGLIELDVKVVKKDHIVCTVANGGELGEKKGVNVPNVRVKLPAITEKDKADIIFGIQQDIDFIAASFIRNAAGIKEIRKILKEHHAEQISIIAKIENAEGVENIDEIIAAADGIMVARGDLGVEIPAQEVPYIQKLIIKKCNENYIPVITATQMLDSMIRNPRPTRAEVADVANAIYDGTDAVMLSGETAAGKYPVEALTMMGEIAEDTEKHVDYDKYIQHRTMYKQTLVSSAIGISSVRTARNIDADCIITPTMSGKTARLVSSFRPTMPIYAITPNEFVQHKMQLYWGVKPLKGNTKDTTENILTSAMETVKRKRLVKKGQLAVFTAGDPATNSRKDEQNVTNMLHVIEVK, from the coding sequence ATGCGCAAGACGAAAATTGTATGTACCATGGGTCCGAATACGGACAAAAAAGCTACTATGAAAGCTCTGGTGAGACACGGCATGGATGTGGCCCGCTTCAACTTTTCACACGGGGATTACGAGGAGCAGAGAAACCGTATGAACCTGCTGAAAAATGTCAGAGAAGAGCTGGATAAGCCGGTAGCTATACTGCTTGACACCAAAGGACCGGAGATCCGCACCGGAGTTCTGGAGGATGGAAAGAAAGTAATTTTGACAGAGGGCGCAGATTTTACTCTCTATATGGAAGAAATGGTGGGTAACGAAAAGGGATGTTCCATCACCTATCCCGGACTGGCAAGAGAAGTTAAACCGGGCAACAAGATTTTGATCGATGACGGCCTTATTGAACTGGACGTCAAAGTGGTGAAAAAAGACCATATTGTCTGTACAGTTGCCAACGGCGGCGAGCTGGGTGAGAAAAAAGGCGTCAATGTGCCGAATGTAAGAGTGAAGCTTCCGGCTATCACAGAAAAAGATAAAGCGGACATTATCTTTGGCATTCAGCAGGATATTGATTTCATCGCCGCTTCTTTTATCAGGAATGCAGCAGGGATCAAAGAGATCCGCAAGATCCTGAAGGAGCATCACGCAGAGCAGATCAGCATTATCGCCAAGATCGAGAACGCAGAGGGCGTTGAGAATATTGATGAGATCATTGCAGCAGCAGACGGCATCATGGTAGCCAGGGGTGATCTGGGTGTGGAGATACCTGCCCAGGAAGTGCCATATATCCAGAAGCTGATCATCAAGAAATGCAATGAAAATTACATTCCGGTCATCACTGCCACACAGATGCTGGACTCTATGATTCGCAATCCCCGTCCCACCCGAGCAGAGGTTGCGGACGTGGCAAATGCCATCTATGACGGAACCGATGCAGTTATGCTCTCCGGAGAGACCGCAGCAGGAAAATATCCGGTGGAAGCTCTGACAATGATGGGTGAGATCGCTGAGGATACAGAAAAGCATGTGGATTATGACAAATACATTCAGCACAGGACCATGTACAAACAGACATTGGTTTCCAGTGCCATTGGTATTTCCTCTGTCCGCACAGCCAGAAATATTGACGCGGACTGCATTATCACTCCAACCATGTCCGGCAAGACGGCAAGACTGGTATCCAGTTTCCGCCCCACCATGCCGATTTACGCCATCACACCCAACGAATTTGTACAGCATAAGATGCAGCTCTATTGGGGTGTAAAGCCTCTGAAAGGAAATACAAAAGACACCACAGAAAACATTCTGACAAGTGCTATGGAAACCGTAAAACGCAAACGCCTTGTGAAAAAAGGCCAGCTTGCAGTGTTCACCGCAGGTGACCCGGCTACCAACAGCCGCAAAGATGAGCAGAATGTTACCAATATGCTGCATGTGATCGAAGTAAAATAA
- a CDS encoding lactonase family protein: MKEKYVAYVGTYTHGSSIGIHLYDVNVEEGTLTERKVIPVNNSSHLAISLNGKYLYSIADEGVAVFSIDSDGDLTFINKVDIDGMRGCHLSTDKEGKYLYVAGYHDGKVTVVHTHRDGRLGSVMDGVFHRGLGSVAERNFRPHVSCVRPTPDGKYLCAVDNGIDQMKIYRVNARTSKLELVDVLRCVRESGPRLIKFSPNGKFAFLNFELSNEVQVYRYDGSGKNPVFELIQTESTLASHDDETHDATSGMCLSPDGEYLFCSTAGEDTASMYKVDEETGSLEKQFILPISGEYPKDLEVFPDGKHLAVVNHESNSITTFTIDYENKLLVMKGKPLKVETPNSIIFHKCEEE; the protein is encoded by the coding sequence ATGAAAGAGAAGTATGTTGCATATGTTGGAACGTATACCCATGGAAGCAGTATCGGAATCCATTTATATGATGTAAATGTAGAAGAGGGGACACTTACAGAGAGAAAAGTCATTCCTGTAAATAATTCCTCCCACCTGGCCATATCATTAAATGGGAAATATCTCTATTCCATTGCCGACGAAGGAGTTGCCGTATTTTCGATTGATTCGGACGGAGATCTTACCTTTATTAATAAAGTAGACATTGACGGAATGAGAGGCTGCCACCTGTCCACGGACAAGGAAGGGAAATATCTCTATGTGGCAGGTTATCACGACGGTAAAGTTACCGTGGTACATACCCACAGGGACGGACGTCTGGGAAGTGTCATGGACGGGGTATTCCACAGAGGATTGGGAAGTGTTGCGGAGAGAAATTTCCGTCCCCATGTAAGCTGTGTGCGTCCTACACCGGATGGAAAGTATCTCTGTGCTGTGGACAACGGGATTGACCAGATGAAAATTTACCGTGTCAATGCCAGGACCAGCAAGTTAGAGCTTGTGGATGTGCTGCGCTGTGTAAGAGAATCCGGGCCGAGACTGATCAAATTCAGTCCCAACGGCAAGTTTGCATTCCTGAATTTTGAGCTGAGCAATGAAGTACAGGTGTATCGTTATGACGGAAGCGGCAAGAACCCCGTTTTCGAGCTGATCCAGACAGAGAGCACGCTGGCGTCCCATGATGATGAGACCCATGATGCCACATCCGGCATGTGCCTGTCACCGGACGGTGAGTATCTGTTCTGCTCCACAGCAGGGGAAGATACGGCATCCATGTATAAAGTGGATGAGGAGACCGGCAGTCTGGAAAAACAGTTTATACTGCCCATCAGCGGTGAGTATCCCAAAGACCTGGAGGTATTCCCCGACGGAAAACATCTGGCAGTTGTGAACCATGAATCCAACTCTATCACCACGTTTACCATTGATTATGAGAATAAACTGCTGGTTATGAAAGGGAAACCTTTGAAGGTAGAGACACCAAATAGTATAATCTTCCATAAATGTGAGGAAGAATAA
- a CDS encoding diaminopimelate decarboxylase, giving the protein MEKKTFVTKEQLDEIIKKYPTPFHLYDEKGIRENVKAVNEAFSWNKGFKEYFAVKANPNPFLINILREYGCGCDCSSYTELMLSEAMGCRGNEIMFSSNDTPAEDYVYAEKLGAVINLDDFTHIDFLEKTIGYIPKRISCRYNPGGVFEMGNGIMDNPGDAKYGMTTEQMFEAFRILKEKGAQKFGIHAFLASNTVTNDYYPVLAKELFELAVKLEKETGADIEFINLSGGVGIPYTPDMEPNDIRAIGAGVKKVYEEVLVPAGMGDVAIYSEMGRFMMGPYGCLVTKAIHEKHTHKEYIGVDACAVDLMRPAMYGAYHHITVMGKEDSPSDHKYDIAGSLCENNDKFAVDRMLPEIEKGDLLVIHDTGAHGYAMGYNYNGKLKSAEILLREDGSTELIRRAETPKDYFATLDCFDIYDKIIH; this is encoded by the coding sequence ATGGAGAAAAAGACATTTGTCACCAAAGAACAACTGGATGAAATTATAAAAAAATATCCGACCCCTTTTCATTTATATGATGAAAAAGGAATCCGGGAAAATGTAAAGGCAGTGAACGAAGCTTTTTCCTGGAACAAAGGATTCAAAGAATATTTTGCAGTAAAAGCCAATCCTAATCCGTTTCTGATCAACATTTTAAGGGAATATGGCTGCGGTTGTGACTGTTCCTCCTACACAGAGCTGATGCTCTCCGAGGCTATGGGATGCAGGGGTAATGAGATTATGTTCTCCTCCAACGATACGCCGGCCGAAGACTATGTGTACGCTGAAAAATTGGGGGCTGTGATCAACCTGGATGATTTCACACATATTGATTTCCTTGAAAAGACCATAGGCTATATCCCGAAACGCATCAGTTGCCGTTATAATCCCGGCGGTGTGTTTGAGATGGGCAACGGCATTATGGACAATCCGGGGGATGCAAAATACGGAATGACCACAGAGCAGATGTTTGAGGCTTTCCGTATCCTGAAGGAAAAAGGGGCGCAGAAGTTCGGCATCCATGCATTTCTTGCAAGTAATACCGTGACAAATGACTATTATCCCGTTTTGGCAAAAGAACTCTTTGAGCTGGCAGTAAAGCTGGAAAAAGAGACTGGGGCTGATATTGAATTCATCAACCTGTCAGGCGGTGTGGGTATTCCCTATACTCCGGATATGGAGCCAAATGATATTCGGGCGATCGGGGCCGGGGTAAAGAAGGTCTATGAGGAAGTGCTGGTTCCCGCAGGCATGGGAGATGTGGCGATCTATTCCGAAATGGGGCGTTTTATGATGGGACCATACGGCTGCCTGGTGACAAAAGCCATTCATGAGAAACACACCCACAAAGAGTATATCGGCGTAGATGCCTGCGCAGTAGATTTGATGCGCCCTGCCATGTACGGCGCATACCACCACATAACCGTTATGGGAAAAGAGGACAGCCCCAGTGATCACAAATATGATATCGCAGGCTCTCTTTGTGAGAACAATGATAAATTCGCCGTTGACCGTATGCTCCCGGAAATTGAAAAGGGAGATCTGCTGGTCATCCACGACACCGGTGCGCACGGTTATGCCATGGGATACAACTACAATGGAAAATTAAAATCCGCTGAGATCCTTCTGAGAGAGGACGGCAGTACAGAGCTGATCCGCCGGGCGGAGACACCAAAGGACTATTTTGCTACACTGGACTGCTTTGATATTTATGATAAGATAATCCATTGA
- a CDS encoding magnesium transporter CorA family protein gives MIRIFKTIDGKIHQVEEATEGCWIALTDPTATEIFEVSNKYQIEVDDLRAPLDEEERSRIEVEDNYTLILVDTPIIEERGDKDWYGTIPLSIIVTNEMIITVCLEDTSVLGKFMDGRVRNFYTYMKTRFILQILYNNASMFLHYLRIIDKKSEEVEEKLHASTRNQELIELLELEKSLVYFTTSLRSNEVVLEKLLKVERIKQYPDDTDLLEDVIVENKQAIEMANIYSGILSGMMDAFASVISNNLNIVMKFLATVTIVMSIPTMIFSAYGMNVNTSGMPFAGSPYGFVIVIVLSLVLSLLVALIFSKKNLF, from the coding sequence ATGATCAGAATTTTTAAAACAATAGATGGAAAAATACATCAGGTGGAAGAAGCCACAGAGGGATGCTGGATTGCTCTCACAGATCCCACAGCCACAGAAATTTTTGAAGTTTCCAACAAGTACCAGATAGAGGTTGACGATCTGCGAGCACCTCTGGATGAGGAAGAGCGCTCCCGTATAGAAGTGGAGGACAATTACACGCTCATCCTGGTAGACACCCCCATCATTGAGGAGAGGGGTGACAAGGACTGGTACGGAACTATCCCTCTGTCGATCATCGTGACAAATGAGATGATCATCACTGTGTGTCTGGAGGATACCTCTGTACTTGGCAAATTCATGGACGGCCGTGTGCGGAACTTCTATACCTATATGAAGACCAGATTTATCCTGCAGATCCTTTATAACAATGCCAGTATGTTCCTGCATTATCTGCGCATCATAGATAAAAAGAGTGAGGAAGTGGAGGAGAAGCTTCACGCATCCACCAGGAATCAGGAGCTGATCGAGCTTCTGGAACTGGAAAAGTCCCTGGTGTACTTTACCACATCCCTGCGTTCCAATGAGGTGGTGCTGGAGAAGCTTTTGAAAGTGGAACGGATCAAACAGTATCCCGATGACACAGACCTTCTGGAGGATGTCATTGTGGAGAACAAGCAGGCCATAGAGATGGCCAATATTTACAGTGGTATTCTGAGTGGAATGATGGATGCCTTTGCATCGGTTATTTCAAACAATCTGAATATTGTCATGAAGTTTCTGGCAACCGTAACCATCGTTATGTCCATTCCGACAATGATCTTCAGTGCGTACGGCATGAATGTAAACACATCCGGGATGCCCTTTGCGGGGAGTCCCTACGGGTTTGTCATTGTGATCGTACTGTCTCTGGTACTGAGCTTACTGGTTGCATTGATCTTCTCCAAGAAGAACCTGTTTTAA
- a CDS encoding HAD family hydrolase: protein MEKREIHGVVFDMDGLMFDSERIVKYSWDVAGERMGYGKLGDNIFHTLGFNVDKRKRHFKDTYGEDFPFELFRDEYRKAFWEYEEKNGLPAKKGLHELLDVLAQRNIPMAVATSSSHAYAENNLKREGIQAYFSAVITGSMVTEAKPSPEIYRKACEALKVSPACALALEDSYNGIRSAHGAGMITVMIPDLLTDSSPVDELLDGKMDSLLAVARWIETIYQFTKGENFNGEKDICHQRTTG from the coding sequence ATGGAGAAAAGAGAAATCCACGGTGTCGTCTTCGATATGGACGGCCTTATGTTTGACAGTGAGAGGATTGTAAAGTATTCCTGGGACGTGGCGGGAGAACGGATGGGATACGGGAAGCTGGGGGATAATATTTTTCATACCCTTGGCTTTAATGTAGATAAGAGAAAACGCCATTTTAAGGATACGTACGGGGAGGATTTCCCATTTGAGCTGTTCCGGGACGAATACAGGAAGGCGTTTTGGGAATACGAGGAGAAGAACGGCCTGCCTGCAAAGAAAGGTCTGCATGAACTGCTGGATGTACTGGCCCAGAGAAATATCCCTATGGCAGTGGCAACCTCTTCCAGTCATGCCTATGCGGAGAATAATCTTAAGCGGGAAGGTATCCAGGCGTATTTTTCTGCTGTGATAACAGGGAGTATGGTCACAGAGGCAAAGCCGTCCCCTGAGATCTACAGGAAAGCCTGTGAAGCTCTGAAGGTCAGTCCGGCCTGTGCCCTAGCGCTGGAGGACTCCTACAACGGGATACGCTCTGCCCATGGAGCGGGAATGATCACAGTTATGATACCGGACCTGCTCACAGATTCCTCACCGGTGGACGAACTGCTGGACGGCAAAATGGATTCCCTGCTTGCTGTTGCCAGATGGATTGAAACAATATACCAATTTACAAAAGGAGAAAACTTTAATGGAGAAAAAGACATTTGTCACCAAAGAACAACTGGATGA